The following are encoded together in the Erwinia sp. E602 genome:
- a CDS encoding HTH-type transcriptional regulator, with the protein METKDPMHELLSSLEQIVITRQTIALSPILKDDVLLPEPKRIREITGMQIDEFALAMGVSVSSVKSWEAKKTRPSGSAQKLMQLIHSNPCLSRQLLG; encoded by the coding sequence ATGGAAACAAAAGATCCAATGCATGAACTGCTATCGAGTCTGGAACAGATCGTGATTACCCGTCAGACGATTGCCCTGTCCCCGATTCTGAAGGACGATGTTTTACTGCCTGAACCCAAACGCATCCGGGAGATTACCGGCATGCAGATTGATGAGTTTGCCCTGGCAATGGGCGTTAGCGTTTCCTCGGTGAAGAGTTGGGAAGCGAAGAAGACCCGTCCGTCAGGCAGTGCACAAAAACTGATGCAGTTGATTCATTCGAATCCGTGTCTCAGCAGACAGCTGCTGGGATAA
- a CDS encoding NAD(P)-dependent alcohol dehydrogenase: MKSYGFAAKAANTPLEPFTFTRRELQAGDIHIDIHYCGVCHSDLHMARNEWGVSQFPLVPGHEIVGRVVATGSAVSAFKPGDLVGVGVMVDSCGHCAQCHDGEEQYCEAGFTATYNGEEKVIGGKTFGGYADNIVVDSRFVVSVPENLPLAAVAPLLCAGVTTWSPLQHWNVQPGQRVGVIGLGGLGHMAVKLARALGAEVVLFTTSPAKGADALRLGASEVVVSKDAEQMAGVKNSLDMILDCVAAPHDLDPYLAALKTNGHLVLVGIPDAPHKSPDVTPIVFKRLSISGTSIGSIRETQQMLDFCGEHQIVSEVEVIRLDQVEQAFERMLKGDVKYRFVIDMKAQAAL; the protein is encoded by the coding sequence ATGAAATCTTACGGATTCGCTGCCAAAGCAGCTAACACCCCGCTGGAACCCTTCACCTTTACCCGTCGCGAGCTGCAGGCCGGTGACATACACATTGATATTCACTACTGCGGCGTCTGCCACTCTGACCTGCATATGGCGCGTAACGAGTGGGGCGTCAGCCAGTTCCCGCTGGTGCCGGGCCACGAAATCGTTGGCCGCGTGGTCGCCACCGGCAGCGCGGTCTCCGCCTTTAAGCCCGGCGATCTGGTCGGCGTCGGCGTGATGGTCGACTCCTGCGGCCACTGCGCGCAGTGCCATGACGGCGAAGAGCAGTATTGTGAAGCCGGCTTTACCGCCACCTATAACGGCGAGGAAAAGGTGATCGGCGGCAAAACCTTCGGCGGTTATGCCGACAATATCGTGGTCGACAGCAGGTTTGTGGTTTCGGTACCGGAGAACCTGCCGCTGGCCGCGGTGGCACCGCTGCTGTGTGCCGGCGTGACAACCTGGTCGCCGCTGCAGCACTGGAACGTGCAGCCAGGCCAGCGTGTGGGCGTGATTGGCCTCGGTGGCCTCGGCCATATGGCGGTGAAGCTGGCCCGTGCGCTGGGCGCGGAAGTGGTGCTGTTTACCACCTCTCCGGCAAAAGGTGCGGATGCGCTGCGCCTCGGAGCCAGCGAAGTGGTGGTATCGAAGGACGCTGAGCAGATGGCAGGCGTGAAGAACAGCCTGGACATGATCCTCGACTGCGTGGCGGCACCGCACGATCTCGACCCGTACCTGGCCGCGCTGAAGACCAACGGCCACCTGGTGCTGGTCGGCATTCCTGACGCGCCGCACAAGTCGCCGGACGTGACGCCGATCGTCTTTAAGCGCCTGAGCATCTCCGGAACCTCGATCGGCAGCATCAGAGAGACTCAGCAGATGCTGGATTTCTGCGGTGAGCACCAGATCGTGTCTGAGGTGGAAGTGATTCGTCTGGATCAGGTCGAGCAGGCGTTTGAACGGATGCTGAAGGGTGACGTGAAGTACCGCTTTGTGATCGATATGAAGGCGCAGGCCGCCCTGTAA
- the glyS gene encoding glycine--tRNA ligase subunit beta codes for MTEQTFLVEIGTEELPPKALRSLAESFAANLTAELDAAGLAHGDVKWFAAPRRLALKVASLSAAQPDREVEKRGPAIQAAFDASGAPTKAAEGWARGCGITVDQAERLSTDKGEWLVHRAKVTGESAQALLPAMIATSLAKLPIPKLMRWGASEVQFVRPVHTVTLLLGDELIPAKILGIDSARTIRGHRFMGEPEFTIDNADQYPQILLERGRVQADFEVRKATIKADAEAAARQIGGVADLSESLLEEVTSLVEWPVVLTATFEEKFLAVPAEALVYTMKGDQKYFPVYDAAGKLLPNFIFVTNIESKDPQQIISGNEKVVRPRLADAEFFFNSDRKRRLEDNLPRLETVLFQKQLGTLRDKTDRIQALAGWIAAQIGADVNHATRAGLLSKCDLMTNMVFEFTDTQGVMGMHYARHDGEAEDVAVALNEQYQPRFAGDALPSNPIACALAIADKMDTLAGIFGIGQHPKGDKDPFALRRAALGVLRIIVEKNLPLDLQTLTEEAARLYGSKLTNAKVVDEVVDFMLGRFRSWYQEAGHSVDTIQAVLARRPTRPADFDARMKAVSHFRTLEQAASLAAANKRVSNILAKSDEPLNDSVQASLLKENEEIKLATYVSALTSKLAPYFAEGRYQDALIELAELREAVDNFFDKVMVNADDREIRLNRLTLLAKLRALFLQVADISLLQ; via the coding sequence ATGACTGAACAAACCTTCCTGGTGGAGATCGGCACCGAAGAGCTGCCGCCGAAAGCCCTGCGCAGCCTGGCCGAGTCCTTTGCTGCTAACCTGACCGCCGAGCTGGATGCTGCGGGCCTCGCCCACGGTGACGTGAAGTGGTTTGCCGCGCCGCGCCGTCTGGCGCTGAAAGTCGCCTCGCTGAGCGCCGCGCAGCCGGATCGCGAAGTAGAAAAACGTGGCCCGGCGATTCAGGCCGCGTTTGATGCCAGCGGTGCGCCAACCAAAGCGGCCGAAGGCTGGGCGCGCGGCTGTGGCATTACCGTTGATCAGGCCGAGCGTCTGAGCACCGATAAAGGCGAATGGCTGGTGCATCGCGCTAAAGTGACCGGTGAAAGCGCGCAGGCGCTGCTGCCGGCGATGATCGCCACCTCGCTGGCGAAGCTGCCGATCCCGAAACTGATGCGCTGGGGCGCGTCCGAGGTGCAGTTCGTGCGCCCGGTACACACCGTGACCCTGCTGCTGGGCGATGAACTGATCCCGGCGAAGATTCTGGGCATCGACTCCGCCCGTACGATTCGCGGCCACCGCTTTATGGGCGAGCCGGAGTTCACCATCGATAACGCCGATCAGTATCCGCAGATTCTGCTGGAGCGCGGCCGCGTGCAGGCCGACTTTGAGGTGCGTAAAGCCACCATCAAGGCCGATGCCGAAGCCGCCGCGCGCCAGATTGGCGGCGTCGCCGACCTCAGCGAAAGCCTGCTGGAAGAGGTGACCTCGCTGGTCGAGTGGCCGGTGGTGCTGACCGCCACCTTTGAAGAGAAGTTCCTCGCGGTGCCGGCCGAAGCGCTGGTCTACACCATGAAGGGCGACCAGAAGTACTTCCCGGTGTACGACGCCGCGGGCAAGCTGCTGCCTAACTTTATCTTCGTCACCAACATCGAGTCGAAAGATCCGCAGCAGATTATTTCCGGTAACGAGAAGGTGGTGCGCCCGCGCCTCGCCGACGCCGAGTTCTTCTTTAACAGCGACCGTAAGCGTCGTCTGGAAGATAACCTGCCGCGCCTGGAGACCGTGCTGTTCCAGAAACAGCTGGGTACGCTGCGTGACAAAACCGACCGTATTCAGGCGCTGGCCGGCTGGATCGCCGCGCAGATCGGTGCAGACGTCAACCACGCCACCCGCGCGGGCCTGCTGTCCAAGTGTGATCTGATGACCAATATGGTGTTCGAGTTCACCGACACCCAGGGCGTGATGGGCATGCACTACGCGCGTCACGACGGCGAAGCCGAAGACGTGGCGGTCGCGCTGAACGAGCAGTATCAGCCGCGCTTTGCCGGCGATGCGCTGCCGTCTAACCCGATCGCCTGCGCGCTGGCGATCGCCGATAAGATGGACACCCTGGCCGGCATCTTCGGCATCGGGCAGCATCCGAAAGGCGATAAAGATCCGTTCGCACTGCGCCGTGCGGCGCTGGGCGTGCTGCGCATCATCGTTGAGAAGAACCTGCCGCTGGATCTGCAGACCCTGACCGAAGAGGCCGCGCGCCTGTACGGCAGCAAGCTGACCAACGCGAAGGTGGTGGATGAGGTGGTCGACTTTATGCTCGGCCGTTTCCGTAGCTGGTACCAGGAAGCGGGCCACAGCGTGGATACCATCCAGGCCGTGCTGGCACGCCGCCCGACCCGCCCGGCGGATTTCGACGCGCGCATGAAGGCGGTATCGCACTTCCGTACGCTGGAGCAGGCTGCCAGCCTGGCGGCCGCCAACAAGCGCGTCTCCAATATTCTCGCCAAGTCCGACGAGCCGCTGAACGACAGCGTGCAGGCGTCGCTGCTGAAAGAGAATGAAGAGATCAAGCTGGCGACCTACGTTTCAGCGCTGACCAGCAAGCTGGCACCGTACTTCGCCGAAGGCCGCTATCAGGATGCGCTGATCGAGCTGGCCGAGCTGCGTGAAGCGGTGGACAACTTCTTTGACAAGGTGATGGTCAACGCCGACGACAGAGAGATCCGTCTGAACCGCCTGACGCTGCTGGCGAAGCTGCGCGCGCTGTTCCTGCAGGTAGCGGATATCTCGCTGCTGCAGTAA
- the glyQ gene encoding glycine--tRNA ligase subunit alpha — protein sequence MQKFDTKTFQGLILTLQDYWARQGCTIIQPLDMEVGAGTSHPMTCLRAIGPEPTAVAYVQPSRRPTDGRYGENPNRLQHYYQFQVIIKPSPDNIQELYLGSLKELGMDPTIHDIRFVEDNWENPTLGAWGLGWEVWLNGMEVTQFTYFQQVGGLECKPVTGEITYGLERLAMYIQGVDSVYDLVWSDGPLGKTTYGDVFHQNEVEQSTYNFEYADVDFLFSCFEQYEKEAQSLLALEKPLPLPAYERILKAAHSFNLLDARKAISVTERQRYILRIRTLTKAVAEAYYASREALGFPMCNKNN from the coding sequence ATGCAAAAGTTTGATACCAAGACCTTTCAGGGGCTGATCCTGACCTTACAGGATTACTGGGCGCGACAGGGTTGCACCATCATCCAACCGCTGGATATGGAAGTCGGTGCCGGGACGTCTCACCCGATGACCTGTCTGCGCGCTATCGGCCCGGAGCCAACCGCCGTTGCCTACGTGCAGCCCTCACGCCGCCCGACCGATGGCCGCTACGGTGAGAACCCGAACCGCCTGCAGCACTACTATCAGTTCCAGGTGATCATCAAGCCATCACCGGACAATATTCAGGAGCTGTACCTCGGCTCGCTGAAAGAGCTGGGCATGGACCCGACCATTCACGATATCCGCTTCGTGGAAGATAACTGGGAAAACCCGACGCTGGGTGCCTGGGGCCTCGGCTGGGAAGTGTGGCTGAACGGGATGGAAGTGACGCAGTTCACCTACTTCCAGCAGGTCGGCGGCCTGGAGTGTAAGCCGGTCACCGGCGAGATCACCTACGGCCTGGAGCGCCTGGCGATGTATATCCAGGGCGTGGACAGCGTGTACGATCTGGTGTGGAGCGACGGTCCGCTGGGTAAAACCACCTACGGCGACGTGTTCCATCAGAACGAAGTCGAGCAGTCGACCTACAACTTCGAATACGCCGACGTCGATTTCCTGTTCAGCTGCTTCGAGCAGTACGAGAAAGAGGCGCAGAGCCTGCTGGCGCTGGAAAAACCGCTGCCGCTGCCGGCCTACGAACGTATTCTGAAAGCCGCGCACAGCTTCAACCTGCTGGACGCGCGCAAGGCGATCTCGGTCACCGAGCGTCAGCGCTATATTCTGCGCATCCGTACCCTGACTAAAGCCGTGGCTGAAGCCTACTACGCCTCCCGCGAGGCGCTGGGCTTCCCGATGTGCAACAAGAATAACTAA
- a CDS encoding acyltransferase, translating into MSQKIGWIDNLRALACLMVIMIHTTTWYVTTGMSVGEHSWDMSNLLNSASRVCVPIFFMISGYLFFGERSAQARHFARVVLCLLFYSAVALVYITLLTPINESKSLAHLLQKPVFYHLWFFFAIIVIYLFSPLIQVKPVRARYLAVVTLVLAIVANPNTVDGSIARFHWLPINLYISGDTIYYLLYALFGRAIGMMATGGRRTGWLAGLVFAACVAAIAFGTKRQFAINGAFADTWYLYCGPAVFIAAIGLLVLFKNCCNDRVPAFMALISRNSLPIYGFHALFIHFMRTHHLDNTDRPWLDIPLIFSITLGGSLLLAIGLKKIDRRGWVS; encoded by the coding sequence ATGTCGCAGAAAATCGGATGGATAGATAACTTACGCGCCCTGGCCTGCCTGATGGTGATTATGATCCACACCACCACCTGGTACGTCACCACCGGCATGTCGGTGGGTGAGCACAGCTGGGATATGTCGAACCTGCTGAACTCCGCTTCCCGCGTCTGCGTACCGATCTTCTTTATGATCTCCGGCTACCTGTTTTTCGGCGAGCGCAGCGCCCAGGCGCGCCACTTTGCCCGCGTGGTGCTGTGCCTGCTGTTCTACAGCGCGGTGGCGCTGGTTTATATCACCCTGCTGACGCCGATTAACGAGAGTAAATCGCTGGCGCACCTGCTGCAGAAGCCGGTGTTTTACCACCTGTGGTTCTTCTTCGCGATTATCGTGATTTACCTGTTCTCGCCGCTGATCCAGGTCAAGCCGGTGCGCGCCCGCTACCTGGCGGTGGTGACGCTGGTGCTGGCGATCGTCGCCAACCCGAACACCGTTGACGGCTCCATCGCCCGCTTCCACTGGCTGCCGATCAACCTCTATATCAGCGGCGACACCATCTACTACCTGCTCTACGCGCTGTTTGGCCGGGCGATCGGCATGATGGCAACCGGCGGACGCCGCACCGGCTGGCTGGCCGGGCTGGTTTTTGCGGCCTGCGTGGCGGCGATCGCCTTCGGCACCAAACGCCAGTTCGCGATTAACGGTGCCTTCGCCGATACCTGGTACCTCTACTGCGGCCCGGCGGTGTTTATCGCCGCGATCGGCCTGCTGGTGCTGTTTAAAAACTGCTGTAACGACCGCGTACCGGCGTTTATGGCGCTGATTTCCCGCAACTCGCTGCCGATCTACGGCTTTCACGCGCTGTTTATCCACTTTATGCGCACCCACCACCTGGACAACACCGACCGGCCGTGGCTGGATATCCCGCTGATCTTCAGTATCACCCTCGGCGGCAGCCTGCTGCTGGCGATCGGGCTGAAGAAAATTGACCGGCGGGGATGGGTGAGCTGA
- a CDS encoding GlxA family transcriptional regulator, with protein sequence MTIPVYFVTLPGVMTLDITGPAETLALAGDAFALRYIGPDETVLSSTQMFISRIEPLPETLPDGCLLVLPGVSDSTVWFDTPQALAARHWLMRMQPAIHAQRITLVCICSGSLLAAKAGLLHGVQCTTHHEVIDRLKVAEPAAMVRENRIFVEDRGIWTSAGITAGIDLALHLINRLCGPRVALEVAREMVVYFRRSGEDPQLSPFLRYRNHLHPAIHRAQDLLVLQPEQAWPLEEIAGRVHVSPRHLTRLFRDHLGISVRDYHEQLRLTLAQQRLQQGEGNERAALAAGFSSARQLRRALQRWQEDAGLQNH encoded by the coding sequence ATGACCATCCCGGTTTATTTTGTCACCCTCCCCGGCGTGATGACGCTGGATATCACCGGCCCGGCGGAGACGCTGGCGCTGGCCGGTGATGCCTTTGCGCTGCGCTATATCGGGCCGGATGAGACGGTGCTGAGTTCCACTCAGATGTTTATCAGCCGCATTGAACCGCTGCCGGAGACGCTGCCCGACGGCTGTCTGCTGGTGCTGCCCGGCGTCAGCGACTCGACGGTGTGGTTCGATACGCCGCAGGCGCTGGCGGCGCGCCACTGGCTGATGCGTATGCAGCCCGCTATTCACGCGCAGCGCATTACGCTGGTGTGCATCTGTTCCGGTTCGCTGCTGGCGGCGAAAGCCGGGCTGCTGCACGGCGTACAGTGCACCACCCATCATGAGGTCATCGACCGACTCAAGGTGGCGGAACCGGCGGCGATGGTCAGAGAAAACCGGATTTTCGTGGAAGATCGTGGCATCTGGACCAGCGCGGGCATTACGGCGGGCATCGACCTGGCGCTGCATCTGATTAACCGGCTGTGCGGGCCACGGGTGGCGCTGGAGGTGGCGCGGGAGATGGTGGTTTATTTCCGCCGCTCGGGGGAGGATCCGCAGCTGTCGCCGTTTCTGCGCTACCGTAACCATCTGCACCCGGCGATCCACCGCGCGCAGGATCTGCTGGTGTTACAACCGGAGCAGGCATGGCCGTTGGAGGAGATCGCCGGCCGGGTGCACGTCAGCCCGCGCCATCTCACCCGGCTGTTCCGCGACCATCTCGGCATCAGCGTGCGCGACTACCACGAGCAGCTGCGGCTGACGCTGGCGCAGCAGCGGCTGCAGCAGGGGGAAGGTAACGAGCGGGCGGCGCTGGCGGCAGGGTTCTCCTCCGCCCGCCAGCTAAGGCGGGCCTTACAACGCTGGCAGGAAGACGCCGGCTTACAGAACCACTAA
- a CDS encoding isochorismatase family protein, with the protein MTDTVLLVIDAQQSFYHRGYRETPETPAFEQALSALVAGCQQRGIAVVDVLHEDDDEAFRPESGLVTRLPFLSHQPVATFRKRVHNALTESGLQQWLEQQQVKHVIISGLRSEQCCETTARVASDFGYQVTYVTEATLTFPITHNGITLSVADLRHRTESVLINRFADIATVEQCLHKLG; encoded by the coding sequence ATGACCGACACCGTACTGTTAGTGATTGACGCGCAGCAATCCTTCTATCATCGTGGCTACCGTGAGACGCCGGAAACCCCGGCGTTTGAGCAGGCGTTGAGTGCGCTGGTTGCCGGCTGCCAGCAGCGCGGGATTGCGGTGGTGGACGTGCTGCATGAGGATGATGACGAGGCGTTCAGGCCGGAGTCCGGGCTGGTGACCCGCCTGCCGTTTCTCAGCCACCAGCCGGTTGCCACCTTTCGTAAGCGGGTGCATAACGCGCTGACTGAATCGGGTTTGCAGCAGTGGCTGGAGCAGCAGCAGGTGAAGCACGTGATCATCAGCGGGCTGCGCAGCGAGCAGTGCTGTGAAACCACCGCCCGCGTGGCATCGGATTTCGGTTATCAGGTGACGTACGTAACGGAAGCAACGCTGACCTTCCCGATCACCCATAACGGCATTACCCTGAGCGTGGCCGATCTTCGCCACCGTACTGAGAGCGTGCTGATCAACCGCTTTGCGGATATTGCCACCGTCGAACAGTGTCTGCATAAGCTGGGCTGA
- a CDS encoding helix-turn-helix domain-containing protein translates to MSTFIVKLSSHTLDALNKMLSEMTAGNALEIVPLHAKLTTQDAANFLNVSRPYLVKLLEDGELPCRKFGRDRRVLFADLMIFKQQREQQSLEAMQALADQGQDLGAY, encoded by the coding sequence ATGAGTACGTTTATCGTTAAGTTATCCTCCCATACGCTGGATGCGCTAAATAAAATGCTGAGTGAGATGACAGCCGGCAATGCGCTAGAGATTGTGCCGTTACACGCCAAACTGACCACGCAGGACGCCGCCAACTTTCTTAACGTTTCCCGCCCATATCTGGTGAAATTGCTGGAAGATGGAGAACTGCCGTGCCGTAAATTCGGGCGGGACCGCCGGGTGCTGTTTGCCGATCTTATGATCTTTAAACAGCAACGTGAACAGCAGAGCCTGGAGGCGATGCAGGCCCTCGCGGATCAGGGGCAGGATTTGGGGGCGTACTAA
- a CDS encoding ImmA/IrrE family metallo-endopeptidase gives MFSLCHEYAHLIFHRDRDDVAGPQQRYKSRGRAISPEEKVANHFAACFLVPESALRKQFAMQGGGWAYEETVMRLKGTFRVSATCIIDRLSKCKLISPQNASYLWAMANRKGWLRSEQQPIVEPLNYQGRLRILCRKAWESGTASELFIAELLDLDRKGLSVLLAGWYEEQEAGYFE, from the coding sequence ATCTTTAGCCTGTGCCACGAATATGCCCACCTGATTTTCCACCGCGATCGTGATGACGTTGCCGGGCCGCAGCAGCGCTATAAATCCCGTGGCAGGGCCATTTCACCGGAGGAGAAAGTCGCCAACCATTTCGCCGCCTGTTTCCTGGTGCCGGAAAGCGCGCTGCGTAAACAGTTTGCGATGCAGGGCGGCGGCTGGGCCTATGAAGAGACGGTGATGCGCCTTAAAGGCACTTTCAGAGTCTCGGCCACCTGCATTATCGATCGCCTGAGCAAGTGCAAACTGATCTCACCGCAGAACGCCAGCTACCTGTGGGCGATGGCTAACCGTAAGGGGTGGTTGCGAAGCGAACAGCAGCCGATCGTCGAACCTCTGAACTATCAGGGACGCCTGCGCATTCTGTGCCGCAAAGCCTGGGAGAGCGGCACGGCATCGGAGCTGTTTATCGCTGAGCTGCTGGATCTGGACCGAAAGGGATTAAGCGTGCTGCTGGCCGGATGGTATGAGGAACAGGAGGCGGGATATTTTGAGTAA
- a CDS encoding helix-turn-helix domain-containing protein, with product MNLEQLIAERLIQARRDAGLSAVAVAEALGVVRQTYGKFEQAQNVPSVTQLIALCNLFDKPIGYFYEQDDADVRFSLRADSPDVLDGRLRGQLIEKLRNIHAIEEAARAAIPEDLPNSLPVFTAHEEDLRRVEDKAMDERFRLGIGNATCVGDIVAILEAADIRVIPFNQPENREDGGRVFGLSAFSRHYGTALYVNAEASNFRSLACATNMPT from the coding sequence ATGAACCTTGAGCAACTGATTGCAGAACGTTTAATCCAGGCCAGACGAGATGCTGGCCTGAGCGCGGTTGCCGTTGCCGAAGCGCTTGGCGTGGTGCGCCAGACCTACGGAAAGTTTGAGCAGGCGCAGAACGTGCCCAGCGTCACCCAACTGATCGCGCTATGTAACCTGTTCGATAAACCCATCGGCTACTTCTATGAGCAGGACGACGCGGACGTCCGCTTTTCCCTGCGCGCCGACAGCCCGGACGTGCTGGACGGCAGGCTGCGCGGTCAGCTAATCGAGAAGTTAAGAAACATCCATGCGATAGAGGAAGCGGCGCGGGCGGCAATTCCTGAAGACCTGCCGAACTCCCTGCCGGTGTTCACTGCCCACGAAGAAGACCTGCGCAGAGTGGAAGATAAGGCGATGGATGAGCGATTTCGCTTAGGCATTGGCAACGCCACCTGCGTTGGCGACATTGTCGCGATTCTGGAAGCGGCAGATATTCGCGTCATCCCCTTCAACCAGCCCGAGAACCGGGAAGACGGAGGCCGGGTTTTTGGCCTGTCTGCGTTTTCCAGACACTATGGTACCGCGCTCTATGTGAACGCGGAGGCGTCGAACTTCAGATCTTTAGCCTGTGCCACGAATATGCCCACCTGA
- a CDS encoding sulfite exporter TauE/SafE family protein: MHDTLTLSAYLILAATLLVAYVIFGIAGFGSALIASPVMALYLPLSQIVPLLALLDLCAAIINVSRDGRNAAWPELRRLVPLMVAGSLVGATILLTTRPEILLLALGVFVIGYALWSLIGRKPAHAFPPAAVVPFGLVGGVFSALFGSGGFIYAIWLGGRLPQKEAFRITQTTIIGLSTLTRVIIFAVAGVYMDWHLLLLALTLLPGMIIGITLGRFFTLKMSREQFLRMINLILLASGVMLVGRYFG; encoded by the coding sequence ATGCACGATACGCTTACCCTTTCCGCCTATCTGATCCTCGCCGCCACCCTGCTGGTGGCCTACGTGATTTTTGGTATCGCCGGCTTTGGCAGCGCGCTGATCGCCAGCCCGGTGATGGCGCTGTACCTGCCGCTGTCGCAGATCGTGCCGCTGCTGGCGCTGCTGGATCTCTGCGCAGCCATCATCAACGTCAGCCGCGACGGCCGTAACGCCGCCTGGCCGGAGCTGAGGCGGCTGGTGCCGCTGATGGTGGCCGGCAGCCTGGTCGGTGCCACTATCCTGCTGACCACCCGCCCGGAGATCCTGCTGCTGGCGCTGGGGGTATTTGTTATCGGCTACGCGCTGTGGTCGCTGATCGGCCGTAAACCGGCGCACGCCTTTCCACCCGCTGCCGTGGTGCCCTTTGGCCTGGTCGGCGGCGTGTTCAGCGCGCTGTTCGGCAGCGGCGGCTTTATCTATGCCATCTGGCTCGGCGGGCGGCTGCCGCAGAAAGAGGCGTTCCGCATCACCCAGACTACGATAATCGGCCTCAGCACCCTGACCCGGGTGATTATCTTCGCTGTAGCCGGGGTGTATATGGACTGGCACCTGCTGCTGCTGGCGCTGACCCTGCTGCCGGGGATGATTATCGGCATCACGCTGGGGCGTTTCTTCACCCTGAAAATGTCGCGCGAGCAGTTTCTGCGGATGATTAATCTGATCCTGCTGGCGTCCGGGGTGATGCTGGTGGGGCGGTATTTTGGCTGA
- a CDS encoding metallophosphoesterase — protein sequence MMAFESTPHPLSPLQLQALGPVSALYAPPQLRGSAPADRTLRFGLIADPQYADVDADVAKNLYYRHALHKLPRAIAALNAQPLDFVMTLGDMVDRHWASYRALLPLYDKLHHPHGFVIGNHDAQTLADRLSAAQSPPAGLPKSYYQFRLAGWRFIVFDGNDISLYCNAGNGDDCQQAMAMLDDLRSRAQPQAQPWNGAVGPAQMKWIEQQLAEAQAIGESVVVFGHYPLAPHTGHILLNGGELAQLLARYRVRACFTGHDHRGGYARLGGTDFITLKGMLDGADDTPFAVVELLDGVLRVKGYGPEVSRVLPLKEAAPARMKQPS from the coding sequence ATGATGGCTTTTGAATCCACCCCGCACCCGCTCTCGCCCCTGCAGCTGCAGGCCCTTGGCCCGGTCAGCGCGCTGTATGCCCCGCCGCAGCTGCGCGGCAGCGCCCCGGCCGACCGCACGCTGCGCTTCGGGCTGATCGCCGACCCGCAGTACGCCGACGTTGACGCCGACGTGGCGAAAAACCTCTACTACCGCCACGCGCTGCACAAGCTGCCGCGCGCCATCGCCGCCCTCAACGCCCAGCCGCTGGATTTTGTCATGACGCTGGGGGATATGGTCGACCGGCACTGGGCCAGCTACCGCGCGCTGCTGCCGCTGTATGACAAACTGCACCACCCGCACGGGTTTGTGATCGGCAACCACGACGCGCAGACGCTGGCCGACCGGCTGAGCGCGGCGCAGTCGCCGCCCGCCGGCCTGCCGAAAAGCTACTATCAGTTCCGCCTGGCGGGCTGGCGCTTTATCGTCTTTGACGGCAACGACATCAGCCTCTACTGCAACGCAGGCAACGGCGACGACTGCCAGCAGGCGATGGCGATGCTGGACGATCTGCGTTCCCGCGCCCAGCCGCAGGCGCAGCCGTGGAACGGCGCGGTCGGCCCCGCACAGATGAAATGGATTGAGCAGCAGCTGGCGGAAGCGCAGGCGATCGGCGAAAGCGTGGTGGTGTTTGGCCACTACCCGCTGGCACCGCACACCGGCCATATCCTGCTGAACGGCGGCGAGCTGGCGCAGCTGCTGGCCCGCTACCGGGTGCGCGCCTGCTTTACCGGCCACGACCACCGCGGCGGCTACGCGCGGCTGGGCGGCACCGACTTTATTACCCTGAAAGGCATGCTCGACGGCGCGGACGACACGCCGTTTGCGGTGGTGGAGCTGCTGGACGGCGTGCTGCGGGTGAAGGGCTACGGCCCGGAGGTCAGCCGTGTTTTACCGTTAAAAGAGGCCGCCCCTGCCCGGATGAAACAGCCCTCTTAA